GAGGTTCATGATTGTGGAACACATGCGCAGTATACACTGGACTTTGTCTCGTGGCGTCTTGTAGGCATTGATGGTCCTGATCTCAGACTGTGCAGAGGGCCAGGGAGCCTCCTTCAAGTACACCTGCCATCAGAAAAGTTAAAACACTTTAAGTTCTGTGTACCAGTagcgcgtgtgtgtttgtctcctccTCAACGTCTCATGGAAGATAAAGATACCTCAGGGATTTGAAGAGCTTTATGAGTAGCCGTCACAACTTTGGAGAGTCGCTGGATGTGTTCGTGGAAAAGTctgtgtgaaacaaaacaactcaGTGCATCAAAACAGATAGAGAATGCATTCTGCCTTATCCAGTAGAGCAGCTCTTCTGATATCATATTAACCTAAAAATTAAGCAGTTGGGTTTGAAGCCATCATCCAGCTATTTAAAGAGAATATATAGGAAATTAACCCACCTGGCACTCTCGTGATGTTAGAGGACAATTTTCCAgtcaaacaaaataacattacaGTTTCAGAAAGTATTCTGAATGTTTGagattatttcaaaatgtgtgtATACAAAGACAAATGGGTGGGGGAAAAGGTTGTGTGAAGTTTTGGTGTGCCCTTCGTAAAGTTTCCACTAAGTACCGTAATTTCAGGACTATAGTGCGCACTTGAATATAAGCTGCACCAACtatatttaaaaaggaaaacagttttgtacatatatatgccgcacttgtttataagccgcaaGTGTCGGaaatatggcaggaattatgttacacagaaagatttcgccttttcgccagatcgacCGACTTTAaattgaaagctgcatcatatgcattgccTTGTGGGTTTTCCATGATAacggtgtgtgcatgaagcgcaaaataaatgactgatctgaagaatttggtgtgggtgcgtttaatttaattcaaacaatttaATTTGTCCAATGTGACCTGtttggtaatttcattggtctgacGTGaggctaaatgtattggcggcatgaaaCTTGTTACAAGTAAAAATCCATGAATTTGCCGCACCGTTCAAGCGCAGAgttcaaagcatgtgaaaaaagttgCGGTTTATAATCCGGAATTTACGGTAGGTGGATTTGAACGCAAGTGTAAAAGCACTTAATATTTGCAGAttaattcaaacaaataaaaaaaacgagAATATTTTACTGCCACACACATCATGAATAAAGTGGTGTATACTGTGAGATCATTTCTGCTGAGGTCTTTgaccaacaaaaacaatttaatacatatactgtattttaCACCACTACTTACAATATCAACGTtacctgctgtttgtgtcaccCATTATTTTCAATGCCAGAATAGAGCACTTCTgtcacagtcagtcagtcttaAATCCCCATGAGCTTTAAACTTTCCAGCTACTCACTGGTCTCTGAGAATATCTCCATCCTGGTTGGGGTAGAAGGCCAGCTTAAAGATGCGGTTCATAACGCTGCGCTCGATAGCCATCTGGGCATCCTGCAGCTGGTCCTCACTTGCATACTGCCAAATGGCATCACGGGCCATGGCACCGTACAAGTAGCGCAGAAAATCCTCCACTGCTGCCGTCTTGTCATCTGCTGCTGTGCACACTTGGAACGCTGAGAGGAAGGAATCAACAGAGTAAACCCCAGCATAACCAAAGTATACGTGGTAAACTTTTCATATTTGTATTCCTACATCCAATACTTGAATGTTTAATATTGTGGGTAATTTCTATACATCTTTTGATGTATAACTGCCTCAGCATATATGCTTATTTAGTTAAGTAATAACACAGAAGAATCATTataatagggttagggttaatatattattattatattataatattatattaacaatattattatattataatagaCAATAGGATGGTGGACAGGAAAGACTGTAGTTTACAGAACAGAAGGACAGGCCATCAGAAGAACAACCCATGTTGCCTGGTTAGGCTTAAttagaagaaaattaaaatgtagaCATACTCTTAATAAAGTCAAGCATCTTGGCTTCCATGTGTTCAAGAAGGAGCCGAACACATACAGTAGTGAAGTAGCGGTTTGCAACCTCCTTGTCTCTCAGCACCCTCTGGAGGAGCCTCTCCAGGTGGGCCTGAGAGGTCTGAAGGCCCTGACGACACCTGGTTAGATAAGCAATGTACGGGGCCCGctttctgaaaaaacaaaaaaataaatatatttattcctCATCTTCTTTATTTGTAATGCTCtggacaaaggaaaaaaaaatccttgggGCACATTAAGGGAGTCTCTCCAGGACTTCAGATTTACCTGTAATCCTCTGCAATGGCAGCCAGCAGCTTCCTGCAGGTGCGTGGATCGAAGCGGCTGACGCAGCGCGTGGTCTCCTGGATCTGGGCCATCTGGTTCTTATCCTGGAGGTTGATGGCCTCTGCGAGCTGGACCTTCAGGAAGCAGACGATCTCATTGTCTGAGAGAGGGGATGATGGGGAGACAGAATTAGACACTGCTTGCAGCTCAACGCCTGGTTGCTATAATTTGATCAAGCTGCCGCCTCTTCATGACAATGTGACTGATAGGCACCAAGATGAAGTCTTATGGTTTTACTGTTAACCATTTCAGAGGAGTCAGTCTTGCTTTCATGCACAGAACTCATGCATTTTTCTCATAAAGTGTTGTGACAatgtttatcagtttatcaAGTATTTAGAAAATTTATGATGGCTTCATAATGTCATACCTTACTGCCACCATATGGGAATTCTCTTTTAACAGCCCCCACTCTTTCAGTCTTGTTCTAACCCTTTGAAGGTGAGTCAGCGGGTGAAGGTTGTTCAGATTTAGTGTCTTGCTTAAGGACACTTTCAGCTAGTTGGATGCTTGCCAACACTAAGGGCTTGTACCATGCTCCCTGCGGAGTTTTGTGACAAAGATACCTAAATTCTTGTATATAAGACCCCCCCCCTTTTAACAATAGCTCTAAATTAATATATAGCATAGAGCAAGAACAAACATGAAGCATATTCGCAAACAAGTCCAACCTTCAGGATCCATGTGGTCAGGCAGCCCATTTCTTGTGGTTGCAGGAGCCATGATGGGCAAAGCTACTGAGTCAGCAGAGCACAACGCCAATCTCAATTTCTTCTTTGCATCACtggtagattaaaaaaaagttttgtaatGTAAATTAACAGTAATGGCTAAGCAACATCTGctaaaaagaagagagagagtgttgaGTGATGGTGGAGCTAGTTTTGTGGTTTCCTGCAGGACTGTGAATGTCTGACCTGAAAGAGAATTTGGAGTCATGCTGCTGTGCCGTCTGGCTGGCTGAGTCTGGGAGGTCGTCTGCAGAAATGTTCTGTAGAGTATCTTCTCTCGGAGAGTCATGCACACTCTCTTCAACACAGAGCtctgtgaaaacaggaaaagatgacaaattaaaatctttAACCTGATCTACTAGTGTATGCAATATGTATTCGCtgttgacctttttttttttttttttttttggtaatacTGACCTCCTGTACCATCATAGGAAGAACTGGCTGCAGCTCCGTCACTTGGGCTGGGCCTTTTGATGTTTCTGTACTTGTCCAGGATGTCTTCAGCTGCCTGCGCTTGACTACTCTGTCTCGGCAATGGATCTTCTGACAACCATAACAATGAACATACTGCATTACAAATCAAACCCACTATGGTGGATTActtccagccaatcaggaaaGAATTTTTGACCAAACCAGGACTGACCTTGTGGGATACGCTCCTGGGATATGTCATCTTTCTCATGTTTATCCCTTTTCCTAAAAGCTGCTAttggagctgtggaggagagaCATGTGATGATTGACTTGGACAGAGTGACACCACTTTAACTACCACTGGATGACACGCTGAGTGAGCTGTTGACAGCCACTTTAAATCTTTGgtatttttaatatgttttattcaGCCTGAAATTCTCAATGAGGAATGTATGGTATCATACAAGAGGACCAAAAGAAGCCTAATCATaaaattttaatgagaaaaaaagaaaaataatttttaaatgatgaattaaACCAGAATATCACAAATGTCCACCGTTTACTCATTTGAAAAAGTCCTCCAAAAGTGTAAATAATCCAACTGATGGCTATCCTGTTAACACAAAGGTGAAAACAGGGCAAACAAGGTGAAACACAGACTACAATTTGGGACACACAAAGGGAACGTTGGGTGGAGTATCTGCACTGATATTCTGCCTTCTCCATGTCATAAAACGGTGAcatattgccaaaaaaaaaaatacaaaatgaaaggggggggggaaggaAAACGATGATAAAACCGATACATGAACAAGGAGTATGGGCATGTGAACTCAGGCTACATCATGTCACATCACAGCTCTAAAGCTCTAAAGCGACATTTACAAAGCAGCATGAGCAAGCAGTTGCTGGCTCCAGAGATAAAGCTAGCTCAGTGATGGCAGCATGAAAGCGTTACCTGGGACATCACTCTCAGCCGTCCAATACAGCACTGTGAGGAACACAACAGACAGGGTTGGCCTTTCACACACAGGCTGCCGCTCTGCGGGACAACTGACTGCGCGTCACCATGCAGagcaacagaacaaacacaaacgaACTCTACAGAGGTTTGGCACGGGGCTTCACGTCTTTCTGTTACCATGTGCACACTGTCCCCCATTGTATGAATATCAATTTAATGTTTACTTAAGAAAACATCATTATCTCAAAGAGTAATAAGCAGTCATTCCATGTGGGCACAGCTCATTATTTCCCAGACAGATGTATGAGAGATGGTTGTAGAGGGGAGCTGCAACAAGAGATGTGTCATCTATCAGTGCTGATGACAGAGAggtctatctaatgaccattaGCCGCTGGCTGACAGCACTGCTGGGAGGGCTACAGCCAAACAATCTACACAGCTAAGGCTCCTCTGATGACTGATTAGCTTTGAAAAGTCTATATAAATCTGCAGCCAGTGAGatgtgagagaaaaaggacTGGACATGTCTCTGGAGTAACTTCAAACAACAAGAAACATAATTTTCCAACTGGAACATCAGCAATGGAGTGGACAACATGGATCATCATTCTCCTTCTCATATTATAAATTGGTTTTTGCTTTGCTCTTTAAAGTGTGATATATCCTGTCAGTTGTGATTAAGAGAGCTTCTTTacccaacaacaaaaataaaaggagtgctgaaatcaaactgatcacttttaaatgtacaaaaattcatttttcagtttagaAGAGGCGATATGTTTAAAGCGACAGTGGTTCGTTTCTTTACCTTTGGGAATGGCTGACACAAAGCGTTTCTTCCACCATGGTCTGTTACGATCAGACTTCTCATCGTCGCTGTCTTTCCTGTCCTCAACCTTTGAATGGAAatgaacatttcacattcagtcaCTAGCTTCTTAACCATCTTATTATAGAGAGCAAGTGAAACagacaacaattaaaaaaaaaaaaccaaaaaaaaaacgagagcTTTCCTATAACTGGTTACCTCTCCTTTCAGAGAGTCCTTGCTGGGCGATGAGGAGGGTCCTAAGGCAAAGGCCCCAGCAGGGTCACGCTCTTCAACTGCTACCCGCCGGTTAAGGCCTGGATCACTTGTGGGCCGCCGGCCGGGGCACACGATGTCAGAGCTGCGGCTGCGGACCAGCCTGTCAGGGAAGGAGTGGCGCTGCTTTGTGTGCTCCAGCTCAGCCTGAGCCAGGCAATGGGGTGTGAAGAGAGAGTGGCGCATCTCTTGGCCCAGGGCACTGGCTTCTGGGATGGGAGGGTCGGGTGGAGGGTGAGGTGGCCTGGCATAGTGCACTTTGGGCCTCACTATTGTTCCAGTGGAGGAGCCTGAGATATAAAAGATAAACTTGTATAAGAGAATATGCATTTCAGTAGTTCATTGAATGGATCAGGACAACACTTTAACATCCATCTACACTTGGAATGAGTACTTCTCTTTGATATTCTATGGGTCACTTACTAGCTCTCAGTGCAGAAACTTTATTAAGACTGAGTTATTTCTTTTCCAAGTAGAAACTTGTATTTAACTGCCTATAAAAGTGTTCATATATTTATGAAACTCTCCTAGTAGATTATTAAAGATGTAGTGTAGGTCTATAGTGCTACTTGAATTAAGTTCACATCCATGTCTTTCTAGACTGATAATACTGTGTATGCGGTGATGactgaagaaattattttttaaaaaagtgtaGTTTTTGATATGTGGCATATGATTAATTTATGTGTCATAAATTAAACTGGTGTGACTTGATTGTGTtcagctttcttcttcttgtacAGCTGCTTGTTCCCTCTATGTTCCAATGTTAAATTTCATTCTGACACAACACACTACTGTAGCCATGGCAGTAGACAGGCCATTAAGTATCAATCTTGTTGCAAATAAACTATTTTAACACTTAAATGCTTCCTGGTTCAAACTGGACACCTAGGATTACTGTGGTACTCTACTCAGTATCTGACCAAATGTAAAACATGGTAACaatctgctctctgtgcagcATTAAAGCCCTTAAGAGATCATTTGATTTGTGAGGTTAGACagaccttgacctttgaccaccaaaatctGATTGTTTTATCATTGAGTCCAACTGAACATTTGTACAATATTTGAAAACGTTCCCTCAAGGCGTTTCTGAGCCATCACATTCATGAGCATAAGACGGACTGACAGAAGAATGGACAGACGGACAACCCTGAAACATGTCTCTGGCCATGTCTGTCGCTCGTGCTGAAGCACAATAACACCAGGAgcgaggagaaaaaaaaaagaaagaaaggggaaaaaaaaaaaaaaaaactcaaaagtggGGGAGAGTGCTAAAGAGAGATGTTAGTGGGAGATGAGCCCTAGGTGTAGGTAGGCCACCTGTTCCAAGGGTAGACTCTCTCTCCTGAAAGGCTTCCAATGGCAGACTCGTGCAATGAGCACAGTGGGACAAGGGGACAGTGCCAAAGAGCCTGGGGTGAGGTCTCTCAACCTGTCATCCCTTCACCttgccacagacacacagccaccACAATTCCTCTCTCAAACACTTTCCCCCTGCACTACAAGCAAAACccagaagaagaataaaagctTGCAAAGAATAATCTGGGAGGCTAAGTGAGCCAAATGAAGTGACATTTCACTTGCACTTACAAGCTTTGGTAACTAAggctcattcacacacactctttgttAATCTTGCAAAGCTCAAGCTGTTCTGCGTGTCCATTACATTAGAGTTTGAATTTAATGATACTAATTTCtagctctgattggctgtgaggGATTCTTGGAGTGCCAATTACCTTCACCAGAGGAGAGGGGATCGAACATGGCCAGTAAGGAATCAGCCTGTGAGGGCGGAGATGTCAGATGGTGTGTTCCTGTAAAAGCGCAAGAGACTATGAGACAATTAACCCGAATTTATTAATTAACTGCTAATATGCAAGCACACATTGCTGTACATCTCAAAACACatagtagaaaaataaaaaataaaaactaaactagTAACCTGCTGATTGGGTGCGTTCTCTTAAATaaagccaaaagaaaacaataatctCCCCACTTTGTTACCCAGCTAGGCTAAAAAAGAATAGTTAGTGCTCTTATATAACATTAAGTAACAACAAATATACATcgtgagtaaaaaaaaaattattaaggTTGGTGGCAGCTGTAGAAGTGACAGGGACTGAAAACTTCAGTGGATTCTTTTGTGAACACAGACACTGGACTGATGGCTTAGCTAGCGTAGCAGGGATGTGACACTCTCCTACCGTGGCCTGACTCTTCCCCATCTGGACTGGTCACAGAATCTTTCCCTCCGAAGTCTGAGCTGCACTCTGACCGCAGGTCTTCAATCTTGTTGGGGATGTCTTCAGAGGTTGCACTGATACCTGGGGCAaaccccccaccaaaaaaaacaactgagctGTGTTGACATTGAAGACAACAGCAAGTCAGCATCACCTTTACCTTTAGTGAGATGTTTTAGCAGTTCCTCAAacaaaagaggatttttttttccttggacTATGCTATATAGTTGCTCTCACATGGGTACCCAGTGGGAACTCTAAATTGGTAACATAAGCTCCCATGGGTCAGAGGAAAGACACACCAAAGAGTGATCATCAGGCACAGGCTATCCATCGACTGTGTCTCAGGGGATGTTTTCCTCTGAGCTGAGCCAGGAACATCACCACTGGCTTCTTAATCTAGGATACTATTTCATGCATGTCAACATGGCACGTCCACCTGAGCCCACGGAAAAGGCAACCTAGCATTAACCTCTGTGTCATACAGAAAATTCCCACTGACCCGAGTACACTTGCTTAACAACCCTCGAAGCAACATGACCACAGAACACAGAAGCAAGGAGAGTTTTACTGCACTTTAAACCTGAATTCAACAAAGGAGGTAggataataaaaaagaaaaaaaaaaagctgtgcttGAACTTATTGCTTTAAAGCAAAATCAGCGACAGAGTGGAGTTGTAGTtagggagaggagagatggagtgTTTAAATTTATACCTGAGACAACGCTGAGTCCTGGTGTGCTGGGTCTCGAACTGACCTCTCTGACCTCTGTGTCATCTGAGGTGCTCCCGACCCCTGAGCAGctctccagctcctgcagaCGCTCTTCCTGCTTCAGGTCTGGGGCCTCTGCAAACAAACCCATAAGTAAAAGACACaccaataagaaaaaaaagagacatcTAAGACAACAATGTGTACTTATCACTTGGTATACCATTTAAAATAAGCTCATAGTCTACTATACTTGTGGCAGTTTGCTACAGATGATGGCCATTCTGTTACTCCAGCCCTTCATCCTTTAGGATTACTGGAAAACCAAGTGCACACATATGCATGGTATCAAACAAAGCATACATTACCCTGTCTTAAAACTGCCAAACCAAACCATAAAGCTAGTGTGGCCAATTCTTTGGCTACCCAACGGAGCTGTTGGGTCGAACCCAGAGGCTCCATACAAACAGCAGCACTCATTTGCATGCTCGTTAGTAATAATGTGTTGGTGAAGTGCTCTTCAGAGTGTAGTTTTCTGCTGCCTAGCCATGAAACAAGCGCTCTACTCGAAGCAAGCCTCCGATCACGCTATTACTGAGCAGAACAGGGGCAGCAAACGGAACAAAAAGCAATCAAGACACTCATGCATGTCATTTCTGCACTGCACATATTGAAATGGTGTACTACTTCAATTAACATAAGGCCCAAGCTTTTCAAAGAAACACTTGATGCTGTTAATAAAGCACTCCACTGATTTTCACAAAACACTGGTTTTCAAAAGGGGGACTTAGGCACGAAATCGCTCATTAATAAAAGGTTTGGATTGAATGCTCAGTTTGCAAGACCACACAAAGTATATTCAGCTCTATTTTTTAATAAGATTGTAGTTGCATTTGCTGCGACACAATTACACAAGTAATGCACCCACTGATTAATGTCATAGCAAGCAACATTTTCACAATGCTATGTAGAGCAATTCAATGCAAACTCTagccaaacaacaaaaactgacacCATGGAAAGTGACTGAGGACAGCTGCTCTCCTTGTGATTCCCTCCCTATTGCTCCACCACAGGTGCAAACACACCTGGTGGTCCCTCAAAGGAAACCCTTAGCTGCCTTTTACTGGCACAGGCAGATCTGTCCTGAAAGACAGGCAAGTGCATACAAATATGACGACAGATGTATGCACAGATTTTTGGTATAGAATGCAGTGCAAATACACCTGGTGTCCCAACCCCCATTACACCgaacaaacataaatatgcatgtgttcatacacacatgtgcatccaaaaaaaaaaaaaaaaaaaaaaaaaaaacaacatttgagaCTATGAAGAAGATGAAGTGCAAGAATTAAGGCAATAGCCCAACCCAAAGGACAGTGAAATTGTGTCTGCATTAGCAGAATAAAACTGCATCCCCACCTGAGTCACTGGGCAGCACCTCCACACTCCAGGCCTCACTGGTGGTCTCTGAAATGGTGGAGCCATAGGGGTCGAGCAGCACTGAACCAGAGCCAGGAAGACACAGCAGGCTGCCAAGCatgttctctgctgctgcccCTGAGAACAGAGAGACATAGACAAAGGGTTAACTGCTTTCAGCTGCCTGAAACAACTTCTTTCATCAGAGGTCATCTCCATAGTAGCAAAGTCATCTTGAAGACACCTTTCAGTCTTTTACCAAGCATCTACAGTATGTGTTGTGGATTCATAGTCTGTCATAAGTGcacataaaatgatttaattgcTTATTTTGCCTGGCCAAGCGTTCCAAGCTGAAAAAGCGATTATTAATTATGATATGAAAACAGAATGTGTGAACTTCTCACTCCATATACTGCAAGATGCCACaaccaaaataataaattaaaaatacttattaattaataatttcctTTCAGCTAGCaaagtttgtttggttttttactGTTATCACTCAATATAGTACTTGCTGTATTCATTTTATGTCTTAAACCTTGTAATTACAAACTGAACTGGAGTTGCATTAACTTACGGCCTTTGATTCTGACTTTCAAACAGTACAGGTAAAAGGTCTGAGATAAGCATAAAAACTAAATGGTGTCTCAGTCTGTTGTGTGAATGGGGTTTCAGAGAGTAAGCTTTGCACACAGGGATGCAGAGAGTTGGAGGTCACATGAATTTCATGCTGGGACCTACAGACACATACACCACTGTGCCACGGTCAAAGGTTAATGGTAATATCTCACCCTGTGCTGGCCTCTGGGGCCATGACTTTGATCTGTTGATTAAGCCTAACATTACTCACAACCAAATTACTGCTTCGTTAACCCTCCCACAAAGTCCTCAGCACATTGTCCCTCTATTTCCATTTAGGAAGTTGTGGCTTAACAAGGCAGAAGGATGCAGAGCAGGGGGAAAAGAGCTTGCAGGTGTGAGAGGGAGTCAGTGGCCAAGGCTCAAGACCAAAAAGTCGGCCTGTGGCAGCCGCAGCCCCGGTACAGCACGCATGCTTCCACTTCATGGCACACATGCCATGAGCATGCACACATGCCAGCACCCAGGCAACAGTGTGCGCTGATGTTGGCGGGGGCAGGGCTCTCATTGGCGGTGGGAGACCTCTATCCCGCTGTCCATGTTTACAGTCTTCAAGGTAGGGGCACAGAGTACTTGTCTTTCAGGTGGATGATTAAATGAGTGGCACAACAAGAAGTGAAACAATTAGAATTTCTGCCTCATTATCATGGTAATCTTATCAGTGGGATAATGAGGTATTAATGGATATTTAATGTGCATCTCATAACCCAATCCCTTGGAGAAAACACATAAGGAAATCGCTGTAAATTCACTTAATGATGGAAAAGTCCCCCAACGCCATATTCCGAAGAATGAAAAATGGTGGATGCAAATGAGAAGGAACCAAGGTCAATAAGACTGCAGGGACTGAATgaatgtcagagagagagagtgagagggtgagagagagacagacatacagagaaacagagagaaacagagaaagacatgCAGGGGAGAGTTTTTGAAGGCTGAGTCAGATGATGCAAGGAAGGCTGTGAATCAAGactgagattttatttatttatcgcCCACAAATGGTTTCTAATTGTCATGTCACAATTTGGCTCAACAGAGTGAATACGCTGAAGTTTCTTGCCATAGTctactgaaaatatttcagttacTGATAAGCATATTATAATTATTGGCTTCTGCCACTCCGATAATacaaactaaaattaaaacaacttttCGGACCAACTACTATTAAAAAGTgtaataaatcaaaaatcaaaaatattataTTGAACCTGAAAACAATGAAGTAAAAACTAGGGTTTTTCCAAGTACGTGCATCATAAGCGCTGCTGAAGTGCAGACCCGCTTTTTGGTGCTATTTCACCCTCATACCACAAGGTGATGACATTTTCCTTTCTACTTGACAGTCAGGGAAGGTCTCCATGTGCAACAAATGCATCTCATAAAATGTACAATGATCACACAGGATGTGCAGATCGATCATTTTGCTTCCTGATACAGGAAGTGCATTTTTGTGAATACAAAGGCTGGCCCTCACCTGCTATTTCTTGCAGCCGATCCTCATCCATGTTGGGGTCAAAGTCACTGCCAAGCACATCAGTGCTCCAGGTTTCACTGACTGTCTCAGAGATGTCCCTATCATCTGTCAGTCCCATCATGTCTCTGATCTCAAACTTGCGCAGTTTGTCATCCAAGTTGTCCTGAGTGGTGGCTGAAGGGAACAGTGTGAGAGATTAGCCTGGCTTGTGGATATGGCTCTTCTTATAAGAAagatatctatatatatatatatatatatatatatatatatatatatatatatttatatttcgTTTTagaacacattcacacatgtaCCCTGTTCATGCTCCAGGAGCTGCAGAGCCTCCACCCCGTTGCTCCCTGATGGACCAGCTCCCAGCTCAGAAACAGACTCTCCCTCCAGGTCAAGAGACGACACCGAATTAGAACGATTGGATGGGCCTGAGGAAGCataagaataaataagaaaCATAAACAAGGTAATAACATCAGTTAATCAATAATTCAATTAGCCTTTAGGTCATAGTGACCGATTGTGAACTTATGACCAATAAAAAggtgtatatatgtatataataaaatgcattatgCAAATCTATGAGTGTAATAGGAAAATGCATTGTTTgcttctttatttgtttttgtccataTAAGCATTTATGCCCATGCAATATAGCAGCTTGATCATTATAAAAACAATGCATTACAAGGTTTCTGATAGtactaaaaagaaaacagaaaagaaaaacactgcagcagttttgCTATCCTAACGCTTGATTCATGTGTCATCAGACTATAGACTGACCCTCTGAGATTCCTTCCAGGTTGTCACTGCAGAGGGAAAAGCGCAGAGTTTTGTCTGGTTTACCATGCAACTTGTTATCATCAGCATGGCCATCCCCCTGGGCCCCATCAGCCATCTGCAAGTTCAAAACCTAGAGGACAGTAAagcagagaggtgtgtgtgtgtgtgtctatctatatatatatatataaaaaacaaaacttgcttTGCCATGAGTCATTCTTGCTGAAGGAAATGACTCATTCAAGGGAAGAGAAGACATTTACATTTGGATCAAGCAGCTATCTTATCAATTGTATAACATTGGCAGGATACACAAGGCACTATAAAATGTGTGACACCAAGCCTATCTGCCCTTTAGCGACAGGAAAAAATATGTTATTGAACttatatcatcatcatctctctggCAAATGAGTGCATTAATTCAAGTCACATTACCTCATTCTCTGACATCATCCCAGGGACAGTCTGAGGACCAGTTCCTAGTGAAATCACCAGCACCTCCTCTGGCATCAGCTCCTGTAGGGACTCCTGGGAGCTGGcctctgcctccccctcctGGGCTATGTTGGTACGGCTGCGGCTACGAGCAGCTGCGGATTGGTGAGATTTAATAGGGAGTCGTGGTTATTTTGTGATTATTACATTGATATTAATATCAATATAACAAATTGTATTGTTGGGTTTTGGCAACTGATTCAGAAAACCATGTCTCAACAAACTGACCAGCAACTGAGCAGTATGAGCTTCAAACTAGACAAATAAGACTCATCTGGTATGTGACACCAATGTATTGCTTTTGcaagtttttttaatttcaaattacTTGCA
The nucleotide sequence above comes from Echeneis naucrates chromosome 9, fEcheNa1.1, whole genome shotgun sequence. Encoded proteins:
- the gapvd1 gene encoding GTPase-activating protein and VPS9 domain-containing protein 1 isoform X7; its protein translation is MVKPDIHTLAHHLKQERLYVASEKLLIQRLNSDVLKTAERLYRAAWIAKQQRINLDRLILTSAEASPAECCQHAKMLEDTQFVDGYKTLGFQETMYGEFLARLRENPRLVASCLVAGERLNQEHTQGVIHTVFTSLYGNCIMQEDESYLLQVLRYLVEFELKESDNPRRLLRRGTCAFSILFKLFSEGLYSAKLFLTATLHEPIMQLLVEDEDHLETDPAKVTERLTPAQQERFGEKGSEGYKQRVQAAVEANEAKLVALVNKFIGYLKQNTYCFPHSLRWIVSQMYKTLSCVERLEVGEVRTMCTDLLLTCFICPAIVNPEQYGIISDAPINEVARFNLMQVGQLLQQLAMADDDADPRRKSSLSKFDKSCVAAFLDVVIGGRAVETPPMSSMNLLEGLSRTVVYITHNQLLALVDFVRSVTTGDHLREEEHMALENLLANVPQSRTVKSNSLELTPSNTPQLSPATTPANKKNRLPIAARSRSRTNIAQEGEAEASSQESLQELMPEEVLVISLGTGPQTVPGMMSENEVLNLQMADGAQGDGHADDNKLHGPSNRSNSVSSLDLEGESVSELGAGPSGSNGVEALQLLEHEQATTQDNLDDKLRKFEIRDMMGLTDDRDISETVSETWSTDVLGSDFDPNMDEDRLQEIAGAAAENMLGSLLCLPGSGSVLLDPYGSTISETTSEAWSVEVLPSDSEAPDLKQEERLQELESCSGVGSTSDDTEVREVSSRPSTPGLSVVSGISATSEDIPNKIEDLRSECSSDFGGKDSVTSPDGEESGHGTHHLTSPPSQADSLLAMFDPLSSGEGSSTGTIVRPKVHYARPPHPPPDPPIPEASALGQEMRHSLFTPHCLAQAELEHTKQRHSFPDRLVRSRSSDIVCPGRRPTSDPGLNRRVAVEERDPAGAFALGPSSSPSKDSLKGEVEDRKDSDDEKSDRNRPWWKKRFVSAIPKAPIAAFRKRDKHEKDDISQERIPQVCSLLWLSEDPLPRQSSQAQAAEDILDKYRNIKRPSPSDGAAASSSYDGTGESVHDSPREDTLQNISADDLPDSASQTAQQHDSKFSFSDAKKKLRLALCSADSVALPIMAPATTRNGLPDHMDPEDNEIVCFLKVQLAEAINLQDKNQMAQIQETTRCVSRFDPRTCRKLLAAIAEDYRKRAPYIAYLTRCRQGLQTSQAHLERLLQRVLRDKEVANRYFTTVCVRLLLEHMEAKMLDFIKTFQVCTAADDKTAAVEDFLRYLYGAMARDAIWQYASEDQLQDAQMAIERSVMNRIFKLAFYPNQDGDILRDQLFHEHIQRLSKVVTATHKALQIPEVYLKEAPWPSAQSEIRTINAYKTPRDKVQCILRMCSTIMNLLSLANEDSVPGADDFVPVLVFVLIRANPPCLLSTVQYINNFYASRLSGEECYWWMQFTAAVEFIKTIDDRK